From the genome of Pseudomonas helvetica:
CTCCAGCTGCTGAGCTACGCTCTGCGCAACCAGCATACCGTCGAGTTCCGGCTTGCGGATCTCTTCGATATTGATGTGCACAGGCACACCCATTTGCTTGGTCAGGTCCTGACGCAGTTTCTCAACATCTTCACCTTTCTTCCCGATAACAATACCTGGACGAGCGGTGTGGATGGTGATACGTGCAGTTTGGGCCGGACGATGGATATCGATACGGCTTACGGACGCGCTTTTTAGTTTGTCTTGGAGATACTCACGCACCTTCAGATCAGCGAACAAATAGTCCGCATAAGTCCGACCGTCTGCGTACCAGACGGAGGTGTGCTCCTTGACGATTCCCAGGCGAATGCCAATGGGATGTACTTTCTGACCCATCTCTTCGACTCCGTTACTTGTCAGCAACCTTGACAGTGATATGGCAAGACCGCTTGACGATGCGATCAGCACGGCCTTTGGCACGTGGCATGATGCGCTTCAGCGAACGCCCTTCGTTGACGAAAACGGTGCTGACTTTAAGGTCATCAACGTCTGCGCCTTCGTTATGCTCGGCGTTGGCTACGGCCGACTCCAGCACTTTCTTCATGATCTCGGCGGCTTTCTTACTGCTGAAAGCCAACAGGTTGAGCGCTTCGCCCACCTTCTTCCCGCGGATCTGGTCGGCGACCAAGCGGGCTTTCTGGGCGGAGATTCGAGCGCCCGACAACTTAGCGGCTACTTCCATTTCCTAACCCCTTAACGCTTGGCTTTCTTGTCAGCCACGTGCCCACGATATGTGCGGGTACCGGCGAACTCGCCCAGTTTGTGGCCGACCATGTCTTCGTTAACGAGAACTGGGACATGTTGACGACCGTTGTGTACTGCGATGGTCAGACCGACCATTTGTGGCAGGATCATGGAACGGCGCGACCAGGTCTTAACTGGTTTGCGATCGTTCTTTTCCGCCGCCACTTCGATCTTCTTCAGTAGGTGAAGATCGATAAAAGGACCTTTTTTCAGAGAACGTGGCACTGTCGTATCCCTCTATTTACTTGCGACGACGGACGATCATTTTGTCGGTACGCTTATTACCACGAGTCTTCGCGCCCTTAGTCGGGAAGCCCCATGGCGATACCGGATGACGACCACCAGAGGTACGACCTTCACCACCACCATGTGGGTGGTCAACCGGGTTCATGGCAACACCACGAACGGTTGGGCGAACGCCACGCCAGCGTTTGGCACCAGCTTTACCCAGCGAACGCAGGCTGTGCTCGGAGTTCGAGACTTCGCCCAGGGTCGCACGGCATTCAGCCAGCACTTTACGCATCTCACCAGAACGCAGACGCAGGGTCACGTAGACACCTTCACGAGCGATCAGCTGAGCCGAAGCACCAGCGGAACGAGCGATTTGCGCGCCTTTACCTGGCTTCAATTCGATGCCGTGTACGGTGCTACCAACTGGAATGTTACGCAGTTGCAGAGCGTTGCCCGGCTTGATCGGTGCCAGAGCACCTGCGATCAGCTGGTCGCCAGCGCTCACGCCTTTAGGGGCGATGATGTAGCGACGCTCGCCATCTGCGTACAGCAGCAGAGCGATGTGAGCAGTACGGTTTGGATCGTATTCGATACGCTCGACAGTGGCAGCGATGCCATCTTTGTCGTTACGACGGAAGTCGACCAGACGATAATGCTGCTTATGACCACCACCGATGTGACGAGTGGTAATACGGCCATTGTTGTTACGACCACCAGACTTCGATTTTTTCTCGAGCAGCGGTGCGTGAGGAGCGCCTTTATGCAGCTCCTGGTTGACCACCTTGACCACAAAACGGCGGCCAGGGGAAGTCGGTTTGCATTTAACGATTGCCATGATGCACCCCTTCCTTACTCAGCACTGCTGCTGAAATCGAGATCTTGGCCTGGCTGAAGGGAGATAACTGCCTTCTTCCAGTCATTACGCTTGCCCAGACCGCGAGCAGTGCGCTTGCTCTTACCCAGAACATTCAGGGTAGTAACACGCTCTACTTTCACGCTGAACAGGCTTTCGACGGCCTTCTTGATTTCCAGCTTGGTTGCGTCTGTAGCAACCTTGAAAACGAACTGGCCTTTCTTGTCTGCCAGAACCGTAGCCTTCTCGGAAACGTGCGGGCCAAGCAGAACTTTAAATACGCGTTCCTGGTTCATCCCAGCAGCTCCTCGAATTTCTTCACGGCCGACACGGTGATCAACACCTTGTCGTATGCGATCAGACTAACTGGATCGGAACCTTGCACGTCACGTACATCAACGTGTGGCAGGTTACGAGCAGCCAGGTACAGGTTCTGATCAACAGCATCGGACACGATCAGGACATCAGTCAGACCCATGCCATTCAGCTTGTTCAGCAGATCTTTGGTTTTCGGTGCTTCAACAGCGAAGTCCTGAACCACGACCAGACGATCAGTACGCACCAGCTCAGCAAGAATGGAACGCATTGCTGCGCGATACATCTTCTTGTTCAGCTTTTGGGAGTGATCCTGTGGACGAGCTGCGAAAGTGGTACCGCCGCCGCGCCAGATTGGGCTACGGATAGTACCAGCACGAGCACGGCCAGTACCTTTCTGACGCCATGGGCGCTTACCGCCACCAGAAACGTCGGAACGGGTCTTTTGCTGCTTGCTACCTTGACGGCCGCCAGCCATGTAGGCCACGACTGCTTGGTGAACCAGCGTCTCGTTGAACTCGCCGCCAAATGTCAGTTCGGAAACTTCGATCGCTTGAGCGTCATTTACATTTAATTGCATGTCAGCTTCCCCTTAACCGCGAGCCTTGGCTGCTGGACGTACAACCAGGTTGCCGCCAGTAGCGCCAGGAACAGCGCCCTTGACCAACAACAGATTGCGTTCAGCGTCCACGCGCACTACTTCCAGGGACTGCACGGTCACGCGCTCAGCGCCCATATGACCGGACATTTTTTTGCCCTTGAATACACGACCAGGAGTCTGGCACTGGCCGATAGAGCCTGGGACGCGGTGGGATACGGAGTTACCGTGGGTGTTATCTTGCCCGCGGAAATTCCAACGCTTGATCGTACCCTGGAAGCCTTTACCCTTGGACTGACCGGTTACATCAACCAGTTGACCAGCGGCGAAGATTTCAGCGTTGATCAGATCGCCGGCCTGGTACTCGCCTTCTTCAAGGCGGAATTCCATTACGGTACGACCAGCGGCAACGTTCGCTTTAGCGAAGTGGCCAGCCTGAGCAGCTGTTACACGCGAAGCACGACGCTCGCCGACAGTGACTTGCACTGCACGATAGCCATCGGTCTCTTCAGTTTTGAACTGGGTGACGCGATTCGGCTCGATCTCAATGACCGTGACCGGAATGGAGACACCTTCTTCGGTGAAAATACGGGTCATACCGCATTTACGACCGACTACACCAATAGTCATGTTGTAAACCTCATGAGTGTACGGGGCTTTCACCCGCTATGGCCGCCCATTTCAGAGCGTTACACGACTAAGACCGAGTCTTAGCCGAGGCTGATCTGCACTTCCACACCGGCCGCAAGATCAAGCTTCATAAGTGCATCAACGGTTTTATCCGTTGGCTGGACGATGTCCAGAACGCGCTTATGAGTACGGATCTCGTACTGGTCACGCGCGTCTTTGTTGACGTGCGGGGAGACCAGAACGGTGAACCGCTCTTTACGGGTAGGCAGTGGAATTGGACCACGCACTTGAGCACCAGTACGTTTCGCGGTTTCCACGATTTCCTGGGTGGATTGGTCGATCAGGCGATGGTCAAAAGCCTTCAACCTGATACGGATTTGCTGATTTTGCATTGGATTTCAGACTCCGGCTGCTATTCCCAGCGGGCGCAATACGCCCGTTAAAAGGAGGCGCAATTCTATAGACGCCCCAGATAGGTGTCAACCCAATAAAAAAGCCCCCGCTGAGCGGGGGCTTTTTCAAAGCATCGAAGCTAACTCAACGAAGAGCTTACTCGATGATTTTGGCTACGACGCCAGCGCCGACGGTACGACCGCCTTCACGGATAGCGAAACGCAGGCCATCTTCCATTGCGATGGTTTTGATCAGGGTAACAGTCATCTGAATGTTGTCACCTGGCATTACCATTTCAACGCCTTCTGGCAGCTCGCAGTTACCAGTCACGTCAGTAGTACGGAAGTAGAACTGTGGACGGTAGCCTTTGAAGAACGGAGTGTGACGACCGCCTTCTTCCTTGCTCAGAACATAAACTTCTGCAGTGAACTTGGTGTGCGGCTTAACCGAACCTGGCTTAACCAGAACCTGGCCACGCTCAACGTCGTCACGCTTGGTGCCACGCAGCAGCACGCCGCAGTTCTCGCCAGCACGACCTTCGTCGAGCAGCTTGCGGAACATTTCAACACCGGTGCAGGTGGTGACGGTAGTGTCACGCAGACCAACGATTTCCAGTGGATCCTGAACGCGAACGATACCGCGCTCGATACGACCAGTCACAACAGTACCGCGACCCGAGATCGAGAATACGTCTTCGATTGGCATCAGGAACGGCTTGTCGATAGCACGCTCAGGCTCTGGGATGTAGCTGTCCAGAGTCTCAACCAGCTTCTTGACGGCAGTGGTGCCCATCTCGTTATCGTCCAGACCTTCCAGCGCCATACGGGCAGAGCCGATGATGATTGGAGTGTCGTCACCCGGGAAGTCGTAAGTGCTCAGCAGATCGCGCACTTCCATCTCAACCAGTTCCAGCAGCTCAGCGTCGTCTACCAGGTCAGCCTTGTTCAGGAAAACCACGATGTACGGAACGCCTACCTGACGGGACAGCAGGATGTGCTCACGGGTTTGTGGCATCGGACCATCAGCGGCCGAGCAAACCAGGATAGCGCCGTCCATTTGAGCAGCACCGGTGATCATGTTCTTCACGTAGTCAGCGTGACCTGGGCAGTCAACGTGAGCGTAGTGACGGATCTTCGAGTTGTACTCAACGTGTGCGGTGTTGATGGTGATACCGCGAGCTTTCTCTTCTGGTGCGCTGTCGATCTTGTCGAAGTCAACACGAGCCGAACCGAAAACTTCGGAGCAGACGCGAGTCAGAGCAGCAGTCAGAGTGGTTTTACCGTGGTCAACGTGACCGATGGTGCCAACGTTGACGTGCGGTAGGGAACGATCAAATTTTTCTTTAGCCACGACAATTAACTCCTAGCCTAAAGGGGCTGAATCAGCCTTGTTTTTTGGTTACAGTTTCGACGATATGCGACGGAGCTGTATTGTATTTTTTGAATTCCATAGAGTAGCTTGCGCGACCCTGAGACATGGAACGGACGTCGGTCGCATAACCGAACATCTCACCCAACGGAACTTCAGCACGAATTACTTTGCCGGAGACCGTGTCTTCCATACCCAAGATCATGCCGCGACGACGGTTAAGGTCGCCCATCACGTCACCCATATAGTCTTCAGGCGTAACAACCTCTACCGCCATGATCGGCTCAAGCAATTCACCACCGCCCTTCTGGGCCAGTTGCTTGGTCGCCATGGAAGCAGCCACCTTAAACGCCATCTCGTTGGAGTCGACGTCGTGGTAGGAACCATCAAACACGGTAGCCTTCAGGCCGATCAGCGGATAGCCGGCAACAACGCCGTTCTTCATCTGCTCTTCGATGCCCTTCTGGATAGCCGGGATGTATTCCTTAGGAACCACACCACCCACTACTTCGTTCAGGAATTGCAGACCTTCCTGACCTTCGTCAGCAGGAGCAAAACGGATCCAGCAATGACCGAACTGGCCACGACCGCCGGACTGACGAACGAACTTGCCTTCGATTTCGCAGCTCTTCGTGATGCGCTCACGATAGGAAACCTGAGGCTTACCAATGTTGGCTTCGACGTTGAACTCACGGCGCATCCGGTCAACCAGGATGTCCAGGTGCAGCTCGCCCATGCCGGAGATGATCGTTTGACCAGTCTCTTCATCGGTTTTAACGCGGAAAGACGGGTCTTCCTGAGCCAGTTTGCCCAGAGCGATACCCATTTTTTCCTGGTCATCCTTGGTCTTAGGCTCAACGGCAACCGAAATAACCGGCTCCGGGAAGTCCATGCGAACCAGGATGATTGGCTTGTCAGCGTTGCACAAGGTTTCACCAGTGGTGACGTCCTTCATGCCGATCAAGGCCGCGATGTCGCCAGCGCGTACTTCCTTGATTTCTTCACGGGCGTTTGCGTGCATTTGCACCATACGACCCACGCGCTCTTTCTTGCCTTTAACCGAGTTGATCACGCCGTCGCCGGAAGCCAACACGCCCGAGTAAACACGGACGAAGGTCAAGGTACCCACAAATGGGTCGGTAGCGATCTTGAACGCCAGAGCCGAGAACGGCTCGTCGTCGCTCGCATGACGCTCCATCTGCTTTTCCTCGTCATCCGGGTCAGTACCCTTGATGGCAGGAATATCGGTAGGAGCAGGCAGGTAGTCGATAACGGCGTCGAGAACCAGGGGAACACCCTTGTTCTTGAAGGAAGAACCGCAAACAGCCAGAACGATCTCACCAGCGATAGTACGCTGACGCAGAGCGGCCTTGATTTCCTCGATGGAGAGCTCTTCCCCTTCGAGGTACTTGTTCATCAGCTCTTCGCTGGCTTCAGCCGCAGCTTCAACCATGTTGCTACGCCACTCTTCAGCCAGCTCCTGCAGTTCAGCAGGGATAGCTTCGCGACGAGGCGTCATGCCCTTGTCAGCATCATTCCAGTAAACCGCTTCCATGGTCATCAGATCGATCTGACCCTGGAAGTTGTCTTCGGAACCGATAGCCAACTGGATTGGCACTGGAGTGTGACCCAGACGCTGTTTGATCTGAGCGATCACGCGCAGGAAGTTCGCACCAGCACGGTCCATCTTGTTCACGTAAACGATACGTGGAACACCGTACTTGTTGGCTTGACGCCATACGGTTTCGGACTGAGGCTCAACACCCGAAGTACCACAGAACACAACGACCGCGCCGTCGAGTACACGCAGGGAACGCTCAACTTCAATGGTGAAGTCTACGTGGCCCGGGGTGTCAATGACGTTGAAACGGTATTGGTCCTTGTGCTGCTTCGCAGAACCCTGCCAGAAGGCGGTGATAGCAGCAGAAGTAATGGTAATACCACGCTCCTGCTCCTGCACCATCCAGTCCGTGGTCGCGGCGCCGTCATGCACCTCGCCCATCTTGTGACTTTTGCCGGTGTAAAAAAGGACGCGCTCAGTGGTAGTGGTTTTACCAGCATCCACGTGAGCAACGATACCGATGTTACGGTAGCGGCTAATCGGAGTAGTACGAGCCATAAAGCCCTCGCAAAATTAGTGAAGCTAAAATTAGAAGCGGTAGTGCGAGAAAGCTTTGTTAGCTTCAGCCATACGGTGCACGTCTTCACGCTTCTTAACAGCAGCACCTTTACCTTCAGCAGCGTCCAACAGTTCGCCAGCCAAACGCAGAGCCATAGACTTCTCGCCACGCTTACGGGCGAAGTCTACCAACCAGCGCATTGCCAGAGCGTTACGACGGGACGGACGAACTTCGACCGGAACCTGGTAAGTAGCACCGCCTACACGGCGCGACTTCACTTCGACCAGCGGAGCGATGGCGTCGAGAGCTTTCTCGAAGATTTCCAGGGGATCGCTGTTCTTGCGTTCTTTAACCTTTTCCAGCGCGCCATAAACGATACGCTCGGCAACGGCTTTCTTGCCGCTTTCCATCACGTGGTTCATGAACTTGGCCAGGATTTGGCTTCCGTATTTTGGATCGTCAAGCACTTCGCGCTTGGCTGCTACGCGTCTTCTTGGCATGGATAAGCCCTCAAACGGTCTTCAGGTTCGCTCGGAATCGGTGCCCTTTCGGGACGCCTCCGACCTTACTCTTATCGACTCAGAAAATAGATAATTCAGTGTTTACAAAAAGCCGCTACTACTTAGGCTTCTTGGTACCGTACTTCGAACGACCCTGGTTACGACCTTTAACGCCGGAAGTATCCAAAGAACCGCGTACGGTGTGGTAACGAACACCTGGCAAGTCTTTTACACGACCGCCGCGGATCAGTACCACGCTGTGCTCTTGCAGGTTGTGGCCTTCACCGCCGATGTACGAGGAAACCTCGAAACCGTTGGTCAGACGCACACGGCATACTTTACGCAGTGCCGAGTTAGGTTTTTTCGGCGTGGTGGTATACACACGGGTGCATACGCCACGACGTTGCGGGCAGTTCTGCAGCGCAGGCACGTCGGATTTCTCGACGATACGCTTACGCGGCTGACGTACCAGCTGGTTGATAGTTGCCATCTACTAGCTCCACTGTTGTCTTGCGACGCTATTGTCTTGCAAGAAAAGCAAAATGGCAGGAACGAATTCCCGCCAAATTTAGGGGTACAAGAGTCTAAAGAGGATCTTGTCCCCAGTCAAGGCAAGGCCCCGACCTCCCCGCTCATCCAACCTCGACAAATTGTCTCGATTCGATGAACGGGGGCGCCAGGGCCCCACTCTCATTTATCGCAGAACTCAGTTACCGCTCGAGTTCAGCGCTTCGGTCAGTGCAGCTTCCACTTCACTGGCGCTTACGCGCAACGGTTTGTCAGCATCACGGCGGCGTTTGCGCTCGCTGTGATAAGCCAGACCGGTACCTGCCGGGATCAAACGACCCACGACCACGTTTTCTTTCAGGCCGCGCAGGTAATCGCGCTTGCCGGTTACCGCCGCTTCGGTCAGTACACGAGTGGTCTCTTGGAAAGAGGCCGCCGAGATGAACGATTCGGTGGACAACGACGCCTTGGTGATACCCAGCAGAACGCGAGTGAACTTGGAGACGAACTTGTCGTCTGCAGCCAAACGCTCGTTCTCTACCAGTACGTGAGTCAATTCCATCTGGTCGCCCTTGATGAAAGTGGAATCGCCAGATTCAGCGATTTCAACTTTACGCAGCATCTGACGCAGGATGGTCTCGATGTGCTTATCGTTGATCTTCACGCCTTGCAGACGGTAAACGTCCTGGATCTCGTTAACAATGTACTTGGCCAGCGCACTCACACCCAGCAGACGCAGGATGTCGTGTGGATCGCTCGGGCCGTCGGAGATAACTTCGCCGCGGTTTACCTGTTCGCCTTCGAAGACGTTCAGGTGACGCCACTTCGGAATCAGCTCTTCATACGGATCGCTACCGTCGTTCGGGGTAATGACCAGACGGCGCTTGCCTTTGGTCTCTTTACCGAACGCGATGGTGCCGCTGACTTCAGCCAGAATCGAGGCTTCTTTCGGACGACGGGCTTCGAACAAGTCGGCAACACGCGGCAGACCACCGGTGATGTCACGGGTCTTCGAAGTCTCTTGCGGAATACGAGCGATAACATCACCGATCGCGATTTTCGCACCGTCCGCCACACCGACCAGGGCGTTGGCAGGCAGGAAGTACTGAGCGATTACGTCAGTACCCGGCAGCAACAGATCCTTGCCGTTGTCATCAACCATCTTCACAGCAGGACGGATATCTTTGCCGGCAGCTGGACGGTCTTTGGCATCGAGTACTTCAATGTTGGTCATACCGGTCAATTCGTCGGTCTGACGCTTGATCGTGATGCCTTCTTCCATGCCCACGTAGGTCACGGTACCTTTCATTTCGGTAACGATTGGGTGAGTGTGCGGATCCCACTTGGCCACGATTGCGCCAGCGTCGACCTTGTCACCTTCTTTAACCGAGATCACAGCACCGTACGGCAGCTTGTAACGCTCGCGCTCACGACCGTAGTCATCAGCGATTGCCAGCTCACCGGAACGGGACACAGCAACCAGGCAACCATCCACTCGCTCAACGTGTTTCAGGTTGTGCAGACGGACGGTACCGCCATTCTTCACCTGAACGCTATCGGCTGCAGAGGTCCGGCTTGCCGCACCACCGATGTGGAACGTACGCATTGTCAGCTGGGTACCCGGCTCACCGATCGACTGGGCAGCGATTACGCCGACAGCTTCACCGATGTTCACCTGGTGACCACGAGCCAGATCACGGCCGTAGCACTTGGCGCAAATACCATAACGGGTTTCGCAGCTGATCGGCGAACGTACGATCACTTCGTCGATGCTGTTCAGCTCGATGAATTCAACCCACTTCTCGTCTACCAGAGTGCCGGCAGGAACGATGATTTCCTCGGTACCCGGCTTGAATACGTCACGGGCGATAACACGACCCAATACGCGCTCACCCAACGGCTCTACAACGTCACCGCCTTCAATGTGCGGAGTCATCAGCAGACCGTGTTCGGTGCCGCAATCGATCTCGGTTACAACCAGATCCTGCGCCACGTCTACCAGACGACGAGTCAGGTAACCGGAGTTCGCAGTTTTCAACGCGGTATCCGCCAGACCTTTACGAGCACCGTGAGTGGAGATGAAGTACTGAAGTA
Proteins encoded in this window:
- the rpsC gene encoding 30S ribosomal protein S3; the protein is MGQKVHPIGIRLGIVKEHTSVWYADGRTYADYLFADLKVREYLQDKLKSASVSRIDIHRPAQTARITIHTARPGIVIGKKGEDVEKLRQDLTKQMGVPVHINIEEIRKPELDGMLVAQSVAQQLERRVMFRRAMKRAVQNAMRIGAKGIKIQVSGRLGGAEIARTEWYREGRVPLHTLRADIDYANYEAHTTYGVIGVKVWIFKGEVIGGRQEELKPQAPAPRKKAAK
- the rplV gene encoding 50S ribosomal protein L22; translated protein: MEVAAKLSGARISAQKARLVADQIRGKKVGEALNLLAFSSKKAAEIMKKVLESAVANAEHNEGADVDDLKVSTVFVNEGRSLKRIMPRAKGRADRIVKRSCHITVKVADK
- the rpsS gene encoding 30S ribosomal protein S19; this encodes MPRSLKKGPFIDLHLLKKIEVAAEKNDRKPVKTWSRRSMILPQMVGLTIAVHNGRQHVPVLVNEDMVGHKLGEFAGTRTYRGHVADKKAKR
- the rplB gene encoding 50S ribosomal protein L2, with product MAIVKCKPTSPGRRFVVKVVNQELHKGAPHAPLLEKKSKSGGRNNNGRITTRHIGGGHKQHYRLVDFRRNDKDGIAATVERIEYDPNRTAHIALLLYADGERRYIIAPKGVSAGDQLIAGALAPIKPGNALQLRNIPVGSTVHGIELKPGKGAQIARSAGASAQLIAREGVYVTLRLRSGEMRKVLAECRATLGEVSNSEHSLRSLGKAGAKRWRGVRPTVRGVAMNPVDHPHGGGEGRTSGGRHPVSPWGFPTKGAKTRGNKRTDKMIVRRRK
- the rplW gene encoding 50S ribosomal protein L23, which codes for MNQERVFKVLLGPHVSEKATVLADKKGQFVFKVATDATKLEIKKAVESLFSVKVERVTTLNVLGKSKRTARGLGKRNDWKKAVISLQPGQDLDFSSSAE
- the rplD gene encoding 50S ribosomal protein L4, coding for MQLNVNDAQAIEVSELTFGGEFNETLVHQAVVAYMAGGRQGSKQQKTRSDVSGGGKRPWRQKGTGRARAGTIRSPIWRGGGTTFAARPQDHSQKLNKKMYRAAMRSILAELVRTDRLVVVQDFAVEAPKTKDLLNKLNGMGLTDVLIVSDAVDQNLYLAARNLPHVDVRDVQGSDPVSLIAYDKVLITVSAVKKFEELLG
- the rplC gene encoding 50S ribosomal protein L3, with the translated sequence MTIGVVGRKCGMTRIFTEEGVSIPVTVIEIEPNRVTQFKTEETDGYRAVQVTVGERRASRVTAAQAGHFAKANVAAGRTVMEFRLEEGEYQAGDLINAEIFAAGQLVDVTGQSKGKGFQGTIKRWNFRGQDNTHGNSVSHRVPGSIGQCQTPGRVFKGKKMSGHMGAERVTVQSLEVVRVDAERNLLLVKGAVPGATGGNLVVRPAAKARG
- the rpsJ gene encoding 30S ribosomal protein S10, encoding MQNQQIRIRLKAFDHRLIDQSTQEIVETAKRTGAQVRGPIPLPTRKERFTVLVSPHVNKDARDQYEIRTHKRVLDIVQPTDKTVDALMKLDLAAGVEVQISLG
- the tuf gene encoding elongation factor Tu; this translates as MAKEKFDRSLPHVNVGTIGHVDHGKTTLTAALTRVCSEVFGSARVDFDKIDSAPEEKARGITINTAHVEYNSKIRHYAHVDCPGHADYVKNMITGAAQMDGAILVCSAADGPMPQTREHILLSRQVGVPYIVVFLNKADLVDDAELLELVEMEVRDLLSTYDFPGDDTPIIIGSARMALEGLDDNEMGTTAVKKLVETLDSYIPEPERAIDKPFLMPIEDVFSISGRGTVVTGRIERGIVRVQDPLEIVGLRDTTVTTCTGVEMFRKLLDEGRAGENCGVLLRGTKRDDVERGQVLVKPGSVKPHTKFTAEVYVLSKEEGGRHTPFFKGYRPQFYFRTTDVTGNCELPEGVEMVMPGDNIQMTVTLIKTIAMEDGLRFAIREGGRTVGAGVVAKIIE
- the fusA gene encoding elongation factor G gives rise to the protein MARTTPISRYRNIGIVAHVDAGKTTTTERVLFYTGKSHKMGEVHDGAATTDWMVQEQERGITITSAAITAFWQGSAKQHKDQYRFNVIDTPGHVDFTIEVERSLRVLDGAVVVFCGTSGVEPQSETVWRQANKYGVPRIVYVNKMDRAGANFLRVIAQIKQRLGHTPVPIQLAIGSEDNFQGQIDLMTMEAVYWNDADKGMTPRREAIPAELQELAEEWRSNMVEAAAEASEELMNKYLEGEELSIEEIKAALRQRTIAGEIVLAVCGSSFKNKGVPLVLDAVIDYLPAPTDIPAIKGTDPDDEEKQMERHASDDEPFSALAFKIATDPFVGTLTFVRVYSGVLASGDGVINSVKGKKERVGRMVQMHANAREEIKEVRAGDIAALIGMKDVTTGETLCNADKPIILVRMDFPEPVISVAVEPKTKDDQEKMGIALGKLAQEDPSFRVKTDEETGQTIISGMGELHLDILVDRMRREFNVEANIGKPQVSYRERITKSCEIEGKFVRQSGGRGQFGHCWIRFAPADEGQEGLQFLNEVVGGVVPKEYIPAIQKGIEEQMKNGVVAGYPLIGLKATVFDGSYHDVDSNEMAFKVAASMATKQLAQKGGGELLEPIMAVEVVTPEDYMGDVMGDLNRRRGMILGMEDTVSGKVIRAEVPLGEMFGYATDVRSMSQGRASYSMEFKKYNTAPSHIVETVTKKQG
- the rpsG gene encoding 30S ribosomal protein S7 yields the protein MPRRRVAAKREVLDDPKYGSQILAKFMNHVMESGKKAVAERIVYGALEKVKERKNSDPLEIFEKALDAIAPLVEVKSRRVGGATYQVPVEVRPSRRNALAMRWLVDFARKRGEKSMALRLAGELLDAAEGKGAAVKKREDVHRMAEANKAFSHYRF
- the rpsL gene encoding 30S ribosomal protein S12, producing MATINQLVRQPRKRIVEKSDVPALQNCPQRRGVCTRVYTTTPKKPNSALRKVCRVRLTNGFEVSSYIGGEGHNLQEHSVVLIRGGRVKDLPGVRYHTVRGSLDTSGVKGRNQGRSKYGTKKPK